From Candidatus Campbellbacteria bacterium:
GTGTCTGTTGCAGATGTGTTGAATACATTGTGTTGTGCTCCTGCGGGAACAATAACCGCATCACCATCACTAACATTGTATTCTGTTTCATTAATCACCACCTTCCCTTCCCCTCTTTCAAATCGAAAAAACTGATCCCCGTCTTCGTGTACTTCCGAACCAATCTCTTCACCAGGAAGAAGCGACATGAGAACTAATTGGCAGTGTTGTGCGGTATAGAGCACTTTTCTAAAAGAGTTATTTTCAACAGTGAGTTTTTCAATATTTTCCTTGTATCCTTTTTTCATGGTTATATATTTAGATATGTAATAGTATCTTAATTATACCCCCATTAAACGAATAACACCGTACATCACACCAATACCGAGGATGGTTGCAAATGTTGTCCATTTCACAGGATGTGCGTGGTGACTCTCGGGCAGTAAATCACTTGCACCGATGTACAAGAAAAATCCAGAGAAAAGAGCAAGAAGAAGTGCAAGTGTTGCATCCTGAACCGAAAAGAAGAGGGTTGAAAGAACACCGAGAACGGGCGCGCATGCATCAACGAGGAGCCATCGCAGTGCTTGTTTTCTATTTCCACCATTTTTGAGAATAAAACCAACGGTGTTGATACCGTCTGAAAAATCATGCGTCAAAACCGCAACAGCAACAATCGCACCAACTGCAGGAGAAACTTGAAATGCTAAACCAATTCCAACACCATCAAGAAAACTGTGCAATGACAAACTTCCTGCACCAACCCTCCCCCTCCCTTCATGTGCACAATGCTCGTCGTGTCCGTGCATCAAAAATAATCTATCGAGCAACAAATACAACACAAAACCAACCGCCATTATAGTGGTGATAAAAGATGCAGAGTATGTCATGCCACCCAATGAAATCGCTTCTGGAATTAAATCAAAAAACGCTACACCAATAACCGCACCGGCACTAAATCCTAATATCAAATGAAGACGATCTTTGAGGTGTAGTGCAAACAATCCACCTAAAAGTGTTGCTAAAAATGTTGCAATAGTAATTATGACAATAATCATGTACCAAAGTATATAACCTATAGGAAAGCAAGGGAACACTGGGATTCATGGAGTCTACTGAACTTTTCTGCTAGGATGGCATTAATGGACGCAAAAACCCCATGGGATGTAATTGTAATCGGTGGAGGGCCCTCTGGCATGATGGCAGCGGGTACCGCAGCACAAAATAGTGCTAAGGTTCTTCTCATTGAAAAGAACGGTAAGCTTGGAGAAAAACTTCTCATTACGGGTGGTGGTCGGTGCAATGTCACCAACTCAGAATTTGATACTAGAAAATTTCTTGAAAAATTTAAAGAAAATGGCAAGTTTCTTTTTTCTGCGTTTGCACAGTGGGGCGTAAAGGAAACATTGGACTTTTTTCACACCCGAGGTATGCCGACGAAGGTAGAAGCAGAATTGCGTACATTTCCTACATCAAATTCCGCACAGTCTGTGTGGGGTGTCCTCGTTAAAAATATACAAAAACACAACGTAGAAATACTCTCCAATTCGCCAGTCACCGATATTGTTCGTGAAGATGGAAATATTGTCGGTGTCCAATTACAAAGTAAAAAAATAGTCCGTGGAAAATCTATCATCATTGCAACAGGAGGAACGTCTCGACCAGAAACAGGTTCTACGGGGGACGCATATGCGTGGCTTCAAAAAATTGGGCATACTGTGGTATTGCCTACTCCATCGCTCGTCCCTGTGGCGCTTAAAGATGTATGGGTAAAAAAACTTGCTGGAATTACATTGTCTGATATCAAAATAACGGTGTTTCAAAATGAAAAAAAATATTTTATAGCAAAAGGTAAAATTTTGTTTACCCATGTAGGTATCAGTGGACCAACGGTACTCAATATGAGTAAAGATATTGGTGAACTTTTGAAATATGGAGATGGTGAAGTTGTGTGTGCTCTAGATTTGCTCCCTACACACGATTACGGAAAACTAAATACTGCTCTCCAAGAACTCTTCAAAGAACACGATAAGAAAAAATTTCAAAATGCTCTTTCAAATCTCATCCCCAAAGCACTGGTTCCTATAATTATAGAACTCGGGGGTTTTAATGGAGAAACACACTGCAATAGCATCACACGAGAAGAGCGTCTTAAGCTTGTGAAGACACTTAAACACATTCCACTACACGTGAAGAAGTTACTAGGCACTGAAAAAGCAATTATCACGAGCGGAGGAGTTGTTCTGGATGAAATAGATTTCAAAACAATGCGCTCTCGTCTCTTTCCAAATCTTTATATTATCGGTGACATGTTGGATGTTGATAGACCTTCTGGTGGATACAGTTTACAGCTTTGTTGGACGACTGGGTTTGTTGCTGGACTGTCAGCATCAAAACAGGCATAAAAGTACACCCAGCACTCAATCTTTGCTTAAAAGTTGAGTGCTGGGTATACTGCCTTATTACCTACTCTATATGGAAAAACCTCTATTCCCCATGCGGATTAACAAGTATTTGGCGCTGAAGAAGCACTCTACACGACGTGGTGCCGATGAACTCATCAAAAAGAAGCAGGTTTTTATTAATGGAAAATTGGCTGTTCTTGGCGACAAAGTAAACGAAAAAGATGAGGTGGATGTACGCTACCGTGGAAAACAAAAACCATACCTCTATATCGCCTACAATAAACCACGAGGTATCATCACACACTCTGCACAAGAGGGTGAGCAAGAGATTAAACAAGTTGTGGCTGTCAAAGACGTGTTCCCTGTTGGACGTTTGGATAAAGATTCACATGGTCTTATTATCCTCACGAATGACGGACGTATTACTGAACGACTTCTTGGTCCTACCTATGCGCACGAAAAAGAGTACCTCGTCAAAACAAAAAATAAACTACGACCAAATTTCAAAGAAAAAATGGAGGCGGGAGTACAAATCGAAAAAGAACACACCGGAAAGTGTAAGGTTCGTATTCTTAACGATCATACATTTAAAGTAATACTCACCGAGGGAAAGAAACATCAGATTCGACGCATGTGTGTTGCTCTTTTTCAAGAAGTACAAGACCTCAAGCGTGTACGCATTATGAATGTTGAGCTTGACGACCTCACCGAAGGAGAACACCGCGAACTGAAAGGTGAAGAACTCCGCACCTTTTTACACACACTGGAGTTGGCGTAGTTTTGAGAAATCTATTTTTCCAAATCAAGAATATCGTCAATACGAATTTTCTCCACAAATTCGGGTACGTGAGACACTAACACCATCGCTCCTTCATACTTGTTGAGCGCTTCAGCAATAACAGGAATGTGACGGAAGTTGATATGGTTTGTGGGCTCGTCAAGAATGAGAAGTCCTGGTTTTTGAAGTACGAGTCGTGCAAATGCAACAAGTCCCTTCTGCCCCTCTGAAAGACTACCGATTTTACTTTGAATAAGTTCTGCATTAATAAGAAATCCCGCAGCGGTTGCACGCATAGTTTCTTCTACACGTTCCTTCATCACGCTTCCAAGGGACTCATAGACAGTGTCTTCAAAATTGAGTGTTGAGAAATCCTGTCGATAGTATCCGACGGTTGCACCTTCTAAAATTTTTGAACCGTCCGCTGTCCCCTTGGCAATTGCTTCCAAAAGCGTGCTTTTACCAATACCATTCGGTCCTTTTAAGAGAAGGTGCCAATTTTTGCGCACGGTGACATTCGCCTTTCGTTCTACAAACTTGTGTGTTTTTGGACTCATCGTCTTAAACTTGGTAATCGTGAGGATATCTCCAACCAGCCCTTTTTGAAACGGAATAATAAACGGACGAATAGTTTTATCGTCTTTCCGTGTGTCCACCTTACTTTCCTCAAGTTCTTCGGCTTCTTCACGCATACGCCTTGCAACTAAACGCATTTTTCCTCCTTTGTGTGCAAAAAAGTTTGCCTTGTCTTTGTTGTCTTGAATTTTTTTAGCAAGTTGTGCATTTTTTCGATTCTCTCGCTCCACTTGAGCAGCAATCTGCTCAACCACATCAAAATAGTTTCCAACGTACTGTTGCACTTTTTGAGTATAGATATCCAAGTACAACACAGCATCAGTAAATGCATTTAAAAATTCCGAGTCATGCGAAATAACCATCAGTGTTTTTTTATACGCTCTCAAAAAATCAGTGAGGTGTTCAATACCCGCTTTATCCAAATTATTTGTCGGCTCATCAAGAAGAAGTAAATCTGGGTCTTGAATTAATGCAGACGCAAGAAGGAGCCGTGCCTGCTGACCTCCAGAAAAAGAACGTATGATTCGTTCGTGCATTTTTTCGTGCCCTTTCAAGTTCACCACCTCAAGCACATCATCAATCTTGGGATCAATGTTGTGAATTTTCCCAATATCTTTTCGCAAACCTGCTTGTACGGAATCTTCAAATGCTTTTACAAAAAAATCTCGCACCGTCAAACTAAGTTCATCACGAGGAATAACTTGTCGAGCAATCGCAATTGTAAGTCCATTCACTCGAGACACCTCACCGTCTTCTGGCTCCACTATTCCTGTAATAAGCTTAAAAATAGTACTTTTTCCACCACCATTTTGTCCCATGATGGTCAATTTTGAATTTCGACGTATAGAGAAAGAAACCTCATCAAGTATGGGTTTTGTGGGCTCGTACGCAAAACTGAGCTCTTCGAAACGCAGTATTATTTCATCTCGGGACACGGGACATGCACAATAGCACAAAAAGGCCCTATTCGGATACCTCGGGCTACAGAAGAATGAAATTCCCAATCACCTTATCATCTAAAGATTCAGCAAGTAGAGATGCTATAGAAAAATCATCGTGATGTGTATATTCCGACGGTATTGCACAGACCTTACACCCTGCAGAAACACCAGCCTTCACACCATTAAGAGAGTCCTCAAAAACTAAACACTCTTCGGGAGAAACACCGAGTTGTGCAATGCATTTCAAATAAATTTCAGGATCTGGCTTACCCCTTTCAACCATATCTCCAGAAACAATAAACTCAAACTCACTTTCAAGATTAAACTTTTTAAGAAGCACGCCCACCAAAAAACGTCGTGAGGATGTTCCGATACACTTTCGAATACTGTGTTCATTCAAAAAAGTAAGTAGACTATCGAGACCTTTAAGTTTTTCCACTGACTCACTATATATTCTCACAAGCTCAGCATCTTGTTCTTTAAAAAGATCTTTAACGTTTTCATTTTTCCCCCAATATATATTGAGCCCCTCTATAACCTCGGAAGCACGTTTCCCCATGAAACTATTTTTCAATTCTAGCGTGTACTCTTTTCCACGCTTCTTTGACATAGCACCGTGCACAACAGAATATGCCGATTCTGTATCAAACATCAGCCCGTCCATATCAAAGATAGCTACTTTAATCATGATAATTACTCATTAGCCAGAATATACGCGCGGGTTTTTGGACCAAAATATCCTGTCGCAGGTGAAATGTTGTGTGCCACTTGGTACTCAATAAGGGAGCGTTGTGTGATAGGGCCAAAGTAGCCCGTTGCTCCCGCAGATGCCAATGCAACGGCGGATGGTCCGGTATTTTTTGCAATAAGAAATCCTTGAAGTGTAGCAACAGGAGGTCCTTGTGAATCAAGTGTGAGGTCTCCTACTGCCGTTGCTCCCACAGGAGTAGATGTCGGAATAGCCTTGAGTTCCTTTTCTATATCACTAGGAAGTTCAATACCTGCACCCTTTGCTTGCCACAGCTCACTTTGATAGTGTTCTACAACAAATGAAATAAATTCGTCTTCATCATCTACATCATTCAAAGCATCTGTAAGGAACTCTATTTTATCTTTGAGTGAAAACTCGCGAGTCAAGCGTGGAAATGGGTCAGTCGCCTCTCGACCGTCACGAATTTCAAGATGAAGGTGTGCTGCCCCACCAGATGCGTTACCGGTATTGCCAACAAGCCCAACGAGCTCACCTTCATCAAGCTCGTCGCCGTTTGAAACCGAAATTTCACTCAAGTGCATATACACGAATGTTTCGCCTCCCGGATTCGCGGTAGTGACATATTTACCTGAGCTTGAACCTGTACCAGTACGGGTAACAACGGCCTCCGTAGGAGATACAACAGGTGCTCCTTTTGGTGCCATAATATCCTCTCCTTCGTGCTCTCTCGTCCCCTCTCCACGCGGATCGCCGAAGTTGGGCCATAGCATGCCGGGTGTCACACCAAAAAGAACTGGAATAGGAAGATGCTCAACCGCATCGTCGTCCAATTTATTGATTTTGGTACGATAGGAACTTGACATGCGTCTACTATATTGAGCATCCACAGACAGCGGTATGCATACACTTAAAATAAAAATAAAGAAACCGAGGAAAAGAGCGATGCGAGGAGGTAATTTATTCATATCTTAGTATAGCAAATAGACATGGCACAAAAAACATCCCCGCCGGCGCTAGTGTGCGCGGGCGGGGTACGGTGTTGCTCCCCTTCATGGGGAAAGAAGAACTGTGGCGGGTGGTGGAAAACACTTTTTAGCCTCCCCCATCTGCTCATTTGACATCTGAAAATTGGCGGATGACACCTCGTTATCGACGGATGCCATCACCACCAACGGGATTGTGGCGGTCGCGTCGACCGTCAGCGTCACGTGCGAGAGCGCAACAACCTTCAGAAAGACACGTCCGCCTGCAGAATACCGAAACATGACACTTGGCCCTTGCGGAGTACTCCTTGTAAAGACGAAGAAGTCTCCACAGCGAACTTCTCCGGTCGATGTCACAACGTCTGCAACCGACACCAGTGGGTACTTTGGCTGTGCTTGTGCTGCACCGGTAATGCATAGCGCAACGAGAAACATCCCTAGCTTTTTCATGTTCTACCCCCCTTTTCGTTTGGCCACTCTGACCGTATTGTGCACCTCGTAGTTTTGGAATGCAACTGTGTTGCTTTAAGGTGTTCCTGTAGTTGAAGAAGTGCTACTTGTCGCATCTGCTGGTGGCACTCCAGTAGACGAGGTTGTGGTAGAAGAAGTGGTAACTACGGTAGTGGTCGCACTTCCCGCAGAAGATGTTGCTACTACTGCCGACGTGGAGGCGACGGGTGTCGTCCCCACCACCGTTGATACTGTTCCCATTCCCCGGGGTGTTCCTGTTGTTACGGTTACCTCTGTCGTTGTTGTTACTTCTGTTGTTGATGTCGCCGTTGGTTCAATAAGACTCGGTATTCCATTCTGACATACATACGAACCATACCCCGCTCCCGCTACACCACCGATAAGAAGTGCTGCAAAAAGCAGGAGTATGTTTTGAATGGATGGGCTCAAAACACCGCTTGTTGTTTTTGAAGATAGTTCCTTTTTTTGTGATTCAGATGTATTTTTTTCATCCTCTGCGTCTTTGTCTCCATCATCCGTGTTTATCTCCGGCAACTTTAAAAAGTTAAGCGATGCGGAATTGATAACATACCGCATTTCTTTTGTATCGTCATGTATTTTTTCTATTGTGTATCCCAAATGACCACTACACTCTTTGCATGTTACTTCGCTCTTTCCGGCCGTTGTGCCATCAGGGATGAGAACTACGTCTTTTATGTTGATTGGACCAGTAAATGTCGGCCATCCATTTTCTGCCTCACATTTTGAAAGCGATGCAAATAAAGCAGTGCCACAGAAGGCACATGTGTAGACACCGTGCTCATCATGGTCCCAAAATTTGCCAGAAAAAGGACGCTCGGTGTCCTTCTGTCGCATGACGCGATACTGCTCTGGATTTAATTTCTTTTTGAAAGCTTCTTCGTCCATATCCACCATATCACTCACACTATTGTACCGCGGGGTACAAAGTAAATAGTGCCTTAATGCCCGCAAGGTTTCGTTCCCACTCGATTGTCTCGTGTGTTTGAAGTTCCACAGTAACAGCAGGAATGTTGATAGATGCAAGCCATCCTTCGGCGTCACCAGTAATCGGATATGCGTCAAATATTGTAACAGCGGGATATCCTGAAGCACCAGCATAGGCATTCATCACAGAAAGTGTCTCGGGAAGAATCCCCTTCTCACACTCTGATGCATAGACCGCATTTGACTGACTGTGCCAAAAAACAACTGCAGACGGTGTATCTTTCAAGATAAAATCACGGAGAGCGGTGGTTTCTGGTTCAGAAAATGCTGATGTTCCTGCAGAAACTATTTGTGAACGCCACGTACTTTCGCTCTTCCATTTACAATCAAAATTACGATTCAAATCAACACCGTGCGCATTGAATCGCCCCGATGCGGCAACCTCTTGAGACGAGGAAACATCTGCACTGGTAAAACGTCCATCTTTACCAACTACCTTAAAGACACCGTCGGGATTGGCGGATGGAATAACGGTAATGGTTAGGTTGGTAGGAATAATTGTGGGGTTTGCCGTGAGAAAATCCATGAATTGATATGCAAGAAGTACACTATTCCATTCATATCCGCCATGTATTCCGCCCACAAATAATAGGTGTATCGCTCCTGTCCCGTATGTGTACGCATCAATAGTACGGCCTTGCACAGACGTACCAATCACCTCATGTGTACCTACATTCTCTGTCTTCTCATCTGGTATTGGTAGTGGTTCGAGTGTCTTTCCACGCAGACTGAAAAAGACAAATACACCTATACCAAGTACAGCGAGAATACCAATAACTGTGACGATTCGCCTCAAAGAGAAAGATCGCATTACTCCAAATTAGTCAGTTTTATTTAGTGTAGGCCTTAAAGAGTGCCTCGATACCAGCCTTGTTTTTTGCCCACTCAGTGTCGGTGTGGTTAGTGAGAAGAACGCTGATTGCAGGAATGTTGTTCTTGGCCAACCAATTCACCATGTCACCTGTTGTCTCGTAGAAATCAAAGCTTTCGTATGCAGGATATCCAGAAGCTTTTGCATATGCGTTTGTCACCGCGAGTGTCTCTGGAGGAACGGGGCCATTACAACTTGATGCATAGACACCACCAGCGGCGCTGTACCACACAACAACTGCAGTAGGATCAAGTGCGTTTACATAATCACGGACAGCTTTACTTTCTGGTTCAGAAAATACGCTCGTTCCACCGGAAACCGATTTGTTCTGCCATGTACCTGTTGCTTGCCAGTCACAATCAAAGTTTCGATTGAGGTCAACATTGTTTGCATTGAAACGACCAGACACAGCAACTGCTTGTGATGGTGAAACATCTGCTGATGTAAAACGTCCATCAGTACCCACAACTTTAGTAAGACCGTCTGGGTTCACTACTGGAATAACACTAACCTGTATGTTTGCGGGGATAGCAGAAGGATTTGCTTTCAAATAGTCCATCAATTCATATGCAACCTGAACCGTGTTCCATTCATATCCGCCGTGTATACCTCCAACAAAGAGAAGTTTTGTACTACCTTTGCCGTAGTTGTAGGCAAGAATGTCGCGCCCTTGCACAGACGTACCAATAACAACTTGGGCCTTATCACCCTGGTCTTCACCAGGAGGTACAACCACCGTGGTTGTAGTCGTAGTTGTTGTTGCAACTGGATTAGGCACATCTACTGTCTTTTGTTTCATCAAAAAATAACCACCAACAATAATGAGAATAATGACGACGAGTGCAATGATTGTTTTTTTCATCTTATGAGAGACCTAGCGTCTAATTATATTTTTTATAAATACCACCTAAATTCTATAGGGCACCGCCCATTTCATCACTTCCCGTCAATCTCTAACGGGATTCATATGCCATATAGTATACGGCAAAAACTACCTACTAGCCAACACCCCAAAATCCCCTTATGTTGTAAGGCTTTCTTGGTTCCATTGACCCAACAATTTATACAAAAAAGAAAAAAATGCTGTGACTATACTTCAAGAGATATTCTCCAAAGAATACGTATGTAGCGACAATTATGGACTCTCCTATACAAATACCGAGAATAAACTTGTGTACATTAACCCGTAGTGTCCCACACACGTAACAAATAATATCCGTTGGTAAAAATGGTGACACCGCCCAAAAAATAATAATCGGCAGCTCGTTCTTTTCAAGCGCACTTTTTATTTGCGCAACCCGTTCATGGTGGTGTTTTTCAAAAAACAAATCAAGGTGCAGGAACTCTGAAAAATAATACACACTCAGAGAGGAAACAATAATACCTGCCATTATAAGTATGAAGAGTGGAAGTGGCTCAAAAAATAAGAGTCCAGCAATAATGAGATATGTTGATGGGATGAGCGTAAAACCGCGTAGTGATCCTACAACCAAAAGTATCGCATACCCGAGATAGACTGATACCCCCATCACACGAGCAAGCTGCCCTTGAAAAAAGGTTGGATGAAAAAAATACATATACAGCCCCCCGAGAAGCAAGGTAAGCCAGAGAAGAACAAAATATGCTTTTGAACGAAGAAAAGACATTGGTATGTTTAAAAATTATGGGTAGTTTCTACCGTCTCCGGTTATTGGGATTTCCTCCCCCAGATATTTTGGCTCTGTATGAAACATGAGATCAAGTACTGCCTTCTCATTGGCAAAAACCTCGCGAATAGTGTTGCGGAAAAGAATATTTCCAACATCCGCATTTACCCCATACGCTTGTATTCCGAGTCGGCGTGCAATAAAAACAGAACGAGGTAAATGGAACGACTGTGTGGTAATGAGCACGGAAGAAACCCCAAAAATGTCACGCGCACGATACATGGTGCTATAGGTATCAAAACCTGCGTGGTCAAGAAAAATATCCTGGTCGGGAACACCCCTATGTATAAGATAAAGGCGAACTGGATTCACCTCATTGTGACTCACGGTGCTGTTGTCGCCAGAAACAAGAATTTTTGACACCTTTCTTGCTTCATACAATCTAATGGCCATTTCAACACGGTCTACAAAAATAGGTGAGAGTGTACCATCTCCTAAAACAGCCGCCCCAGGAATAAGTGCCGCCTCGGCATCTGGAGCAGATGTAACGTCACTATATATGTATGGTTTAGTCCCTACATAGATAACACTATTGGTGACAAAAATAAAAGCAATTAAAAAACACAAGCTCACCAGAACATACAGTTTGAAACGCTTCATTCCCTAAGTATACGCTACTTTGAAATCTTCCTATCAAGACTTTTTTAAACCAGCTAGGAGAAATACGAGACCGATTGCAACCCAGAAGGAAACCATAGGCCAATTGCGGGTCTGAATTGCTTGGATGACTGCAACTCCAAAAAATAAAATAAATATCGTAATGTTTGTACCTACTGTATTCATGTGTGGGTGTATTTCAGAGTGCCCTTCCCCACGGAGTACCCAGTTTCGGCAAAAGATAACGGTCTATGCCAATGTAGCCAGCAACTTTCCATGCAAGAATCAATCCGATTGAAAGGGTGAAGAGTACGGGGTTTGAGCTCACCGTGCCTGCGAGCAGATAGTTCAAATTCATAAAGAGACCAAAGAATGCCGCAATGCCCGTGAAAAGACCAAGAATAAGTGCTATGCCGACCACCAATTCTCCCCACGCAACGAGGTGTGACCAGAAGACCGGGTATGCGAGCACAACATTTTGTAGAAAGTCTGCATACCATCCCTGTACGTCAGGATGTGCGCCAGCCGTTTTAGTTAGAGCCTTGGTAAGAAAACCGGTAATAGCACCTCCGGCGCCAGACCCAACCCACGCATCGCTGGTAACTTTGGCCCAACCAGCTACAAGCCATTCGTATCCGACATAGAGTCGTACAAAAAGCCAGAACCAAGCAACTTTCGTGTTGTTAAATAAAAAATGAGAAATCGGTGACTCCTCAATGTGGTAATGTTGCATAAAAATGAATGTGGCTAGTAATAAGATAATTGTACCTCAAAATATGGTTGCTGGCTGTGTGCCTCGCCCATAGGCTACGGCCGGGGGGGGACGATGTTGGAACCATAATAACACCGAATTAACCTTGCTCCGCTAGTCCAGCGAGTGCT
This genomic window contains:
- a CDS encoding pseudouridine synthase produces the protein MEKPLFPMRINKYLALKKHSTRRGADELIKKKQVFINGKLAVLGDKVNEKDEVDVRYRGKQKPYLYIAYNKPRGIITHSAQEGEQEIKQVVAVKDVFPVGRLDKDSHGLIILTNDGRITERLLGPTYAHEKEYLVKTKNKLRPNFKEKMEAGVQIEKEHTGKCKVRILNDHTFKVILTEGKKHQIRRMCVALFQEVQDLKRVRIMNVELDDLTEGEHRELKGEELRTFLHTLELA
- a CDS encoding M14 family metallopeptidase translates to MKKTIIALVVIILIIVGGYFLMKQKTVDVPNPVATTTTTTTTVVVPPGEDQGDKAQVVIGTSVQGRDILAYNYGKGSTKLLFVGGIHGGYEWNTVQVAYELMDYLKANPSAIPANIQVSVIPVVNPDGLTKVVGTDGRFTSADVSPSQAVAVSGRFNANNVDLNRNFDCDWQATGTWQNKSVSGGTSVFSEPESKAVRDYVNALDPTAVVVWYSAAGGVYASSCNGPVPPETLAVTNAYAKASGYPAYESFDFYETTGDMVNWLAKNNIPAISVLLTNHTDTEWAKNKAGIEALFKAYTK
- a CDS encoding ATP-binding cassette domain-containing protein, with amino-acid sequence MSRDEIILRFEELSFAYEPTKPILDEVSFSIRRNSKLTIMGQNGGGKSTIFKLITGIVEPEDGEVSRVNGLTIAIARQVIPRDELSLTVRDFFVKAFEDSVQAGLRKDIGKIHNIDPKIDDVLEVVNLKGHEKMHERIIRSFSGGQQARLLLASALIQDPDLLLLDEPTNNLDKAGIEHLTDFLRAYKKTLMVISHDSEFLNAFTDAVLYLDIYTQKVQQYVGNYFDVVEQIAAQVERENRKNAQLAKKIQDNKDKANFFAHKGGKMRLVARRMREEAEELEESKVDTRKDDKTIRPFIIPFQKGLVGDILTITKFKTMSPKTHKFVERKANVTVRKNWHLLLKGPNGIGKSTLLEAIAKGTADGSKILEGATVGYYRQDFSTLNFEDTVYESLGSVMKERVEETMRATAAGFLINAELIQSKIGSLSEGQKGLVAFARLVLQKPGLLILDEPTNHINFRHIPVIAEALNKYEGAMVLVSHVPEFVEKIRIDDILDLEK
- a CDS encoding HAD family phosphatase, with the translated sequence MIKVAIFDMDGLMFDTESAYSVVHGAMSKKRGKEYTLELKNSFMGKRASEVIEGLNIYWGKNENVKDLFKEQDAELVRIYSESVEKLKGLDSLLTFLNEHSIRKCIGTSSRRFLVGVLLKKFNLESEFEFIVSGDMVERGKPDPEIYLKCIAQLGVSPEECLVFEDSLNGVKAGVSAGCKVCAIPSEYTHHDDFSIASLLAESLDDKVIGNFILL
- a CDS encoding cupin domain-containing protein, yielding MKKGYKENIEKLTVENNSFRKVLYTAQHCQLVLMSLLPGEEIGSEVHEDGDQFFRFERGEGKVVINETEYNVSDGDAVIVPAGAQHNVFNTSATDTLKLYTIYAPTHHKDGIERATKTEAVADGPEFDGTTTEA
- a CDS encoding peptidoglycan DD-metalloendopeptidase family protein; the protein is MNKLPPRIALFLGFFIFILSVCIPLSVDAQYSRRMSSSYRTKINKLDDDAVEHLPIPVLFGVTPGMLWPNFGDPRGEGTREHEGEDIMAPKGAPVVSPTEAVVTRTGTGSSSGKYVTTANPGGETFVYMHLSEISVSNGDELDEGELVGLVGNTGNASGGAAHLHLEIRDGREATDPFPRLTREFSLKDKIEFLTDALNDVDDEDEFISFVVEHYQSELWQAKGAGIELPSDIEKELKAIPTSTPVGATAVGDLTLDSQGPPVATLQGFLIAKNTGPSAVALASAGATGYFGPITQRSLIEYQVAHNISPATGYFGPKTRAYILANE
- a CDS encoding NAD(P)/FAD-dependent oxidoreductase — its product is MALMDAKTPWDVIVIGGGPSGMMAAGTAAQNSAKVLLIEKNGKLGEKLLITGGGRCNVTNSEFDTRKFLEKFKENGKFLFSAFAQWGVKETLDFFHTRGMPTKVEAELRTFPTSNSAQSVWGVLVKNIQKHNVEILSNSPVTDIVREDGNIVGVQLQSKKIVRGKSIIIATGGTSRPETGSTGDAYAWLQKIGHTVVLPTPSLVPVALKDVWVKKLAGITLSDIKITVFQNEKKYFIAKGKILFTHVGISGPTVLNMSKDIGELLKYGDGEVVCALDLLPTHDYGKLNTALQELFKEHDKKKFQNALSNLIPKALVPIIIELGGFNGETHCNSITREERLKLVKTLKHIPLHVKKLLGTEKAIITSGGVVLDEIDFKTMRSRLFPNLYIIGDMLDVDRPSGGYSLQLCWTTGFVAGLSASKQA
- a CDS encoding M14 family metallopeptidase codes for the protein MRRIVTVIGILAVLGIGVFVFFSLRGKTLEPLPIPDEKTENVGTHEVIGTSVQGRTIDAYTYGTGAIHLLFVGGIHGGYEWNSVLLAYQFMDFLTANPTIIPTNLTITVIPSANPDGVFKVVGKDGRFTSADVSSSQEVAASGRFNAHGVDLNRNFDCKWKSESTWRSQIVSAGTSAFSEPETTALRDFILKDTPSAVVFWHSQSNAVYASECEKGILPETLSVMNAYAGASGYPAVTIFDAYPITGDAEGWLASINIPAVTVELQTHETIEWERNLAGIKALFTLYPAVQ
- a CDS encoding VTT domain-containing protein, with the protein product MSFLRSKAYFVLLWLTLLLGGLYMYFFHPTFFQGQLARVMGVSVYLGYAILLVVGSLRGFTLIPSTYLIIAGLLFFEPLPLFILIMAGIIVSSLSVYYFSEFLHLDLFFEKHHHERVAQIKSALEKNELPIIIFWAVSPFLPTDIICYVCGTLRVNVHKFILGICIGESIIVATYVFFGEYLLKYSHSIFFFFV
- a CDS encoding peptide-methionine (R)-S-oxide reductase, which codes for MDEEAFKKKLNPEQYRVMRQKDTERPFSGKFWDHDEHGVYTCAFCGTALFASLSKCEAENGWPTFTGPINIKDVVLIPDGTTAGKSEVTCKECSGHLGYTIEKIHDDTKEMRYVINSASLNFLKLPEINTDDGDKDAEDEKNTSESQKKELSSKTTSGVLSPSIQNILLLFAALLIGGVAGAGYGSYVCQNGIPSLIEPTATSTTEVTTTTEVTVTTGTPRGMGTVSTVVGTTPVASTSAVVATSSAGSATTTVVTTSSTTTSSTGVPPADATSSTSSTTGTP
- a CDS encoding YdcF family protein, with product MKRFKLYVLVSLCFLIAFIFVTNSVIYVGTKPYIYSDVTSAPDAEAALIPGAAVLGDGTLSPIFVDRVEMAIRLYEARKVSKILVSGDNSTVSHNEVNPVRLYLIHRGVPDQDIFLDHAGFDTYSTMYRARDIFGVSSVLITTQSFHLPRSVFIARRLGIQAYGVNADVGNILFRNTIREVFANEKAVLDLMFHTEPKYLGEEIPITGDGRNYP
- a CDS encoding ZIP family metal transporter, which translates into the protein MIIVIITIATFLATLLGGLFALHLKDRLHLILGFSAGAVIGVAFFDLIPEAISLGGMTYSASFITTIMAVGFVLYLLLDRLFLMHGHDEHCAHEGRGRVGAGSLSLHSFLDGVGIGLAFQVSPAVGAIVAVAVLTHDFSDGINTVGFILKNGGNRKQALRWLLVDACAPVLGVLSTLFFSVQDATLALLLALFSGFFLYIGASDLLPESHHAHPVKWTTFATILGIGVMYGVIRLMGV